The region CTAAACCATAAATAGCTCCGGTTTCCATTTCTAAATTAGTCATTCTAGTTCCATTAAAATTAAAAGCATCCATTTTGGTATTTAATTCAGGATCTTGAATATTTAAACGTAAAACACGACCTTGAGGACCATAAAATCCACCTGCAGTTCCGGTAAAACCTTTAAAGATTTGATTACTTTCAAATTTTTTAATTAAAGCATCACTTCCAGCAATAACATAAGGGCGCCCTTTTTTCAAATCCCAATTGGTTTGAGCTATGAAAGCTTCTTCCATTTCTTTTTCAGAAATACTATCAATAAGGTAAGAACGTAACATATTATCTAATCCCAATCCATAAGCACTCATAACCATTGAATCTACTGGAATATCCGCTTGTAAAGACCCCGAAGTTCCAACACGTACAATATTTAAAGACGTTAATTCATCTTTAACTGTTCTTGTATTCAAATCGATATTGACAAGAGCGTCTAATTCATTCATAACAATGTCAATATTATCAGGACCAATTCCCGTAGACATTACTGTAATTCTTTTCCCTTTATAAGTACCGGTTTGCGTTTTAAATTCACGTTTTTGAGTATTAAACTCGATAGAATCGAAATGTTTTGTGATTTTTTCAACTCTATTTTGGTCACCAACAAAAATGATATCTTTTGCAATTTGCTCTGGTTTTAAATTGATGTGATAAACACTTCCGTCTGGGTTTAATATTAATTCTGAACTTTGTATCATAATTTAGTTTGTTTAAAAATTGAACTTGTTTTCAGTTGTGCTGTTGTTGTTTATCCGCCAACTCGTTTAGTTTTAAACCCTTTATCTTTTAAAAATTGCATAATTTTTTCTCTATAATCGCCTTGTAAAACAATTTCACCGTCTTTAATTCCTCCACCAACAGCAAATTTTGTTTTAATTTCTTTGGCTAAAAGTTTGAAATCTTCAGGTTCACCTTCATATCCAGAAATAATCGTTGTAGGCTTACCATTTCGTTTTTCATATTTACAAATCATCGGCTCTTTTTGAATGTACAATTCATGAACCATTTCTTCAGAAGTTTCTGGTTCTTTAGAGGGTATATGATCTGGAAAAAGTTTCTTAAGTTGTTCTTGTAAATCCATAATGTGTAAAGTTACAAAAAACAAATTCCAAATTCCAAAACATAAATGTCAGGAATTTGGAATCTGTTAAAAAGATTGTATTATTATTTTTTAATCAATCCTAATTCTATTAATCTTTCAGTTAAGAATTCACCAGCTGTGATATCTTCATATAACTTTGGATTATTTTCATCAATACATTCAGGCAAACAGTTTAACGACATGTCGCTTACTGGATGCATAAAAAATGGAATAGAGAAACGAGAAGTTCCCCACAATTCTCTTGGTGGATTAACTACTTGATGGATCGTAGATTTTAATTTGTTATTGGTATGTCTAGACAACATATCACCCACATTAATCATTAATTCATCTGGTTCTGCCATAGCATCAATCCATTCACCATCATGATTTTGTACTTGTAATCCTTTTCCTTGAGCCCCCATTAATAAAGTAATTAAATTAATGTCGCCATGAGCGGCTGCACGTACAGCACCATCTTTCGGCTCATCAGTGATAGGAGGGTAGTGAATAGGTCTTAAAATACTGTTTCCATCTTTGATAAAATTATCAAAATAAAACTCATCTAAGCCAATGTATAAAGCCAAAGCTCTTAATACATAAACTCCTGTTTTTTCTAGCATTTGATACGCTTCTTTACCTACAGAATTGAAATTAGGTAATTCCTTTACTTCCACATTGTCAGGATATTCACCAGCCCATTTTGAACCTTCTGAAACATACTGACCAAAATGCCAGAATTCTTTTAAATCACCAGCAGAACGACCTTTTGCATGTTCTTTTCCAAAAGAAACATAACCTCTTTGTCCGCCAATACCAGGGATTTCATACTTTGATTTTACCTCTAAAGGTAAATTGAAAAAATTACGCACTTCAGCATACAAATTTTCAACTAATTTGTCATCTAAGAAATGACCTTTTAATGCTACAAAGCCTATTTCAGAATAAGCTTTCCCGATTTCATTTACAAATTTTTGTTTGCGTACCGGATCATCCGATAGGAAATCACGCAAGTCTACACTTGGAATTTTTTGCATTTAAAAATTATTTGTTAATAACTACAAAGTTTACAATCACTTTGTATTACAAATGTATAGAATATTTTTTTTATATATTTTGAAAAGTTATTAACATTTAACATTTCCCTATTGAAACTATTTATAACAAAAGCTGTTTAAAATGTTATTTTTATTAATTTTGGAGCACAAACAAAGAATCCACAACATTCATGATTTTTGAACGACAAAATTTAAGCAACGAAGAATTAATTAGTTTATATAAAAAACTAACTAAACCAAGATTAATTGAAGAAAAAATGTTAATCCTTTTGAGACAAGGTAAAGTTTCAAAATGGTTTTCAGGTATAGGTCAAGAGGCAATTTCTGTTGGAATTACTGCGGCTTTGGATAAAGATGAATATATTTTACCCATGCACAGAAATTTAGGTGTATTCACAACTAGAGAAATTCCTTTGCATCGTTTATTTTCTCAATGGCAAGGAAAAAAATCGGGATTTACTAAAGGAAGAGATCGAAGTTTTCACTTTGGAACACAAGAATTTAATATTATTGGTATGATTTCCCATTTAGGTCCGCAAATGGGTGTGGCTGATGGAATAGCTTTAGCCAATAAATTAAAGAAGAATGGCAAAGTAACGGCAGTATTTACTGGTGAAGGTGCAACATCTGAAGGGGATTTTCACGAAGCTTTGAACGTGGCTTCTGTATGGGATTTACCAGTATTATTTGTTATTGAAAATAATGGATATGGCTTATCAACACCTACAAATGAGCAGTATAAATGTGAAAATTTAGCCGATAGAGGTGTTGGATATGGAATGGAAAGTCACATTATTGACGGAAATAATATTTTAGAAGTTTACACTAAAATTAAAGCTTTAAAAGCTTCCATGATAGAAAATCCACGTCCTGTTTTATTAGAATTTAAAACGTTTAGAATGCGTGGTCATGAAGAAGCAAGTGGTACCAAATATGTTCCTCAAGAATTGATGGATGTATGGGCTGAAAAAGATCCGATTGAAAATTTTAGAAACTATTTAAAATTAACAGCCGTACTATCAGAAGCATTGGATGAAGAAATTCGTGCTGAAATTAAGAAAGAAATAGATGAAAATTGGGCTATTACTCAAGCTGAACCTGAATTAGTGGCTAATTTAGATGAAGAATTAAATGATGTTTACAGACCTTATGAATTTGAATCGTTCAATCATTCAGAAGAAACAGAAAACATTCGAGTTATAGATGCGATTTCATCGGCGTTAAGTCAGTCTATGGAGCGTCATGAAAACTTAGTAATTATGGGACAAGATATTGCAGAATATGGTGGAGCCTTTAAAATTACAGAAGGTTTTGTTGACAAATTTGGAAAAGAGAGAGTTCGAAATACGCCAATTTGTGAAAGTGTTATTGTTTCTGCAGCAAATGGATTATCGATTAACGGACATAAGGCTGTTGTAGAAATGCAGTTTGCCGATTTTGTATCTTCTGGATTTAATCCAATTGTTAATTTATTAGCCAAACAACACTACCGCTGGGGTGAGAATTCAGATGTAGTAGTTCGTATGCCTTGTGGAGGTGGAACTCAAGCTGGACCATTCCATTCGCAAACTAATGAAGCTTGGTTTACTAAAACCCCAGGATTAAAAGTTGTTTATCCGGCCTTTCCATACGATGCAAAAGGTTTACTGAATACAGCAATAAATGACCCAAATCCTGTAATGTATTTTGAACACAAACAACTCTATAGAAGTGTTTATCAAGAGGTACCAAAAGATTATTACACTATACCATTTGGAAAAGCAGCTGTTTTAAATGAAGGTAATGAAGTAACAATAATTTCTTTTGGTGCAGGTGTACACTGGGCATTAGAAACATTGAAAAACAATCCGGAGATTTCAGCAGATTTAATTGATTTAAGATCATTACAACCTTTAGACTGGGAAACTATTTATGCTTCTGTAAAGAAAACAAATAGAGTAATCATTTTACAAGAAGATACTTTATTTGGTGGAATTGCAAGTGATATTTCATCTATGATCATGGAAAATTGTTTTGAATATTTAGATGCGCCTGTAAAAAGAGTGGGTAGTATTGAATCGGCAATTCCATTTATGAAAGCACTAGAAGACCAATATTTACCTAAAGGAAGATTTGAAAAAGAATTGAAAGAATTATTGGCATATTAATAATTTTTAAATAAAATTATTTAAAAAAGGCATCAAATTTGATGCTTTTTTTTTTAAAACCAAACAAATGAAATCAAACTTCTACTTTACTTTTATCCTTATACTTTTATCTTGTACATCAAAAAATGAGTCTGTAAAAACTACTCTTAAAAAAAGAATTGTTGGAATTCAACCCTATGAAAATATTTCTATAGCAGAAACTAAAAAAATAGCACAAGCATTAGATAGTTTTTATGGATGTAAATCCATTGTTTTACCCCCAATTAAACATGATAAAAAATCATTTATTTCTATAAAATCTCCAAGATATAGAGCTGACAGCATTATTAGATTTCAAAATAGAACAATTCCTTCTCATGTTGATTATATAGTGGGAGTGACCAATTCAGATATTTCTACAACAAAACATGATACAAAAGGGAATATTGAAAAACCAACATGGAAATATTCCGATTTTGGTGTTATGGGATTAGCTTACAGACCGGGAAATAGTGCCATTATTTCAACATTTAGATTAAAACATAAAAACAAAAAATTAGCCTTTACACGTTTTAAGAAAGTTACCATTCATGAATTTGGTCATAATTTAGGATTACCTCATTGTCCAAATAAAAAATGTGTTATGACGGCTGCAGCAGAAAAAATCTCCACAATTGATAATGAAAATTTAGCACTTTGCAAGTCTTGTAAAAATAAAATAAATTAAAATTTATACTATAATAATTATACAAACTTAATTTTTTAATTATTTTTTTTATTTATTCAATAAAAATATGTGAAAAATTAAAGTTCATTGCATATATATCAAAAAAATAGCTGAAATTGCATGTTATTAATGTGTTGATTTAGTAAATTAGACTAATTATTAAATATTATTCAATAAATAAAACTTTTTTTTTAATTATATAAAATAATATTGAATAATAATTAAGAATAATATTTGTATATTGTTGCTAAATTAGTATATTTATGCAAAATTTATATATATGGATGTTTTAAGTTGCCCGAAATGTCAAAATACAACTGTTGTAAAAAGTGGAATCATTAAAGATCGACAACGTTATTTGTGTAAAAAATGCAATTATTATTTTACCGTAAATAAACTTGGTAAAAAGATAGATGATTACTATGTTACAAAGGCATTACAGTTGTATTTAGAAGGATTAAGTTATAGAGAAATTGAACGAATTATAGGGGTATCACATGTATCAATCAGTAATTGGGTAAAGGAATTTAAAATTAAAAAACCACCACATCCAAATTACCATCCAACCTATAAAATTTTTAAGCATGCTGAATTGGTTGAGTTTTTAAAGAACAAAGATCAATTATCAGGCGCAGGTATGATTATCACTGAATTGGGTGACAAATTTATGCTTATCAAATGGGAACGTTTTAAAGATTAATCTATATAACTTAACATAAATATATATAACAATTTTTTTCAATTGTGATTTTTTAGAATTTGGTCAAACGAAAATCGATTACTAACCAAATTAATCATTATGAAAAAAATTTTAATCGCTGCTGCATCTTTGTTATCAGCAATCTCCTTTGGTCAAGGATCTCCTGACTATGGTGGTGGTTTAAAATTAAACCTTAATCCAGAAGGGAATAAGTACATCCGATTTATTGCTTGGAATCAAGTTTGGATGCGCTCCTCACAAATGAATCCAGGAACAATGATTGGCGATGCTTCAGCATCTGCACAAGAAGATATTGGATTACGAAGACTTAGAATTTTAGCTTATGCTCAAATATCGCCGCGTTACATGATTGTAACACATTTCGGTATCAACAATCAAACTTTTACAAATGGTGGTGCTGCAGGTACTGCTGGGACTGGTGGTTACGGTGCAGGAAAAAAACCAGGTTTGTTTTTTCATGATGCATGGAATGAATATGCAGTAGTTTTGCCAAAAGAAGGTAAACCTTTTAGTTTATCAATAGGAGGTGGGCTACATTACTATATGGGATTGTCTAGAATGACTATGGCTTCAACTTTAAATTTTTTAACAATTGATGCACCTATTTTCAACTGGCCTTTAATTGATAATTCAGATCAATTTGCTCGTCAGGTTGGTATTTTTGCCAAAGGAAAATACAATAAATTAGAGTACCGATTCAGCTTAAACAAACCTTTTGCTACTTCTATAGCACCTACTAATGTAACTGATGCATCTGCGGCTGTAGCTGTTGATAACAATGGAAATGCAAGATGGTCAAAAGCTGGATATGTTGAATATCAATTCTTAGACAAAGAAGCAAACCTTTTGCCTTTTAAAGTGGGGACTTATTTAGGTACAAAAAAAGTTTTTAATATAGGTGCTGGGTTCTACACTGCTCCAAGTTCAACTAAAACTTCTGTGAACGGAGTAGTTGAAAAACATCCTATAAACTTATTTTCTGGAGATATTTTCTTAGACATGCCTTTAGGAGCTAAAGAAAAGAAAATGGCTTTAACTGCTTATAGTGTCTATTATAATTATGATTTTGGACCAAAATATCTTAGAAACATTGGTATTATGAATGAAGGAGTTGTTGATCCAACATTCACAGGGAATAAAGCATTAGCAGGTCCTGGAAATTTACAACCAATGATTGGTACTGGTTCAATTTGGTATACTCAGGCCGGATTTTTATTACCAAATAAAAATGAAAAACCTAAAGTAAGAATTCAACCTTATGTTGCTTATACAAATAAAAATTTTGATGCATTAAAGACTGGAAGTAATCAATTTGATTTAGGAACTAACTTATTCTTAGATGGTCATCATGCTAAATTAACAGCACAATATTCTAATAGACCCATTTATACTGCAGTAGATAATATAGATGGTTATAAAGGAGAATTCTTATTACAATTACAAGTATATTTATAATAACAAAAAACAAACTAAATATATAATTATGAGCGATAACAATAAAAAAGGAATTTGGAAAGTGATTTCTGCTTCCTCTATGGGAACAATGATTGAATGGTATGACTTCTATATTTTTGGAAGTTTAGCAGTAGTTTTATCTACAAAATTTTTCCCTTCAGACAATCCAACAGCAGCATTTTTATCAACATTAGCCACTTTTGCTGCGGGATTCGTAGTTAGACCATTTGGAGCTTTATTTTTTGGAAGATTAGGCGACTTAATTGGTAGAAAATACACCTTTATGGTTACACTATTATTAATGGGTGGTGCCACTTTTGTAATTGGCTGTGTTCCTAGTTATGAAACTATTGGATATGCTGCACCGGTTTTAGTATTAGTATTACGTTTATTACAAGGTTTAGCTTTAGGAGGTGAATATGGTGGTGCTGCCACATACGTAGCTGAACATGCTCCAAAAGGAGAAAAAGGATATTGGACTGCATGGATTCAAACTACAGCAACGGTTGGTTTATTTGTGTCTCTGTTAGTTATTCTTGCAACTAAATCATTATTGTCAAAAGAACAGTTTGATGATTGGGGATGGAGAGTACCTTTCTGGGTTTCAATTTTAATGGTATTTGTTTCAGTACAAATCAGAAAAAACATGCATGAATCGCCAGAATTTGCAAAAGCTAAAGCAGAAGGTAAAACAGCTACCAATCCATTAAAAGAAAGTTTTGGAAATAAATACAACTTAAAATTTGTTTTACTTGCTTTATTTGGAGCAACTATGGGACAAGGAGTAGTTTGGTATACAGGGCAATTCTATGCAATGAATTTCTTAAAAACTGTCCAAATGGTAGATGCTTCACAAGTAGAAACGTTATTAGGAATTGCTTTAGTTTTAGGAACACCTTTCTTCATAGTTTTTGGTTGGTTAAGTGATAAAATTGGTAGAAAAAACATCATGATGGTGGGAATGTTAGTAGCTATTTTATTATACAGACCTATTTATAAAATGATGTACAAAACTACAGATGTTACTCTTAAAACAGAGATTGTTGAAAAAACAAAAATGGTACCATCAATGAAAGAAATTGATGCAACAAAAATTGATTCAATTTACACAACTAACAAAGAATATTCAGACGGAACTTTATTAGAAGAAGTAAAAACAGTACATTTAGAAAACGGAAAAGTTATCTTAGATGAGAAAGGAAAAGAAAAAATTGAAACAAAAATTACAAAAAAAATCAATTCTTCTGATATGGCTTTACTAATTTTCTTAGTATTTGTTCAGGTAATATTTGTAACTATGGTGTATGGTCCAATTGCTGCTTTCTTAGTTGAAATGTTCCCAGTAAAAATTAGATACACGTCAATGTCTTTACCGTATCACGTAGGAAATGGAATTTTTGGTGGTTTATTACCTGCAATTTCAACTTATTTTGTTACAACAGCAAAAGATGCAGGAGATCCAGAGTTTTATTTAGAAGGATTATGGTATCCAATCATTATTGCTGGTATATCATTTATAATTGGTATGATATACATTGATAGAAAAATTAACACATTACACGAATAATAAACTTAAAGATATGAATGCATTAAAAAAATATTTAGGAGTAGTATGGATTTTACTTGCTGTTGCAGTAGCCTACTTTAGTATTGGAATCTTTGGAAGTAAATTAACTTCTGGTAAACAAGACGATCTAGTTTTTGGAATCATTATCTTCTTCATTTTATTGCCATTAGTCGTTACTGGATTAGCAATTTTCGGTTACTATGCAATAACAGATGAATATGAAGATTAAGTAAATAATACTTTTATAACACCTGTAAAGCTCTTGAAATTCAAGAGCTTTATTTTATTTCTATAACTATATTAATTTAGCAAAATGTTTTTTAACATCTAAAATAAATGTTATATTTTTAAGAAATTAATTTTAAAATCAATAGATAATTATTAAAAATGAAAAAAAGACATCAGCAAAAATTAGTAGTGCTTTCATTTATCCTTTTGGTAGGGTTCAATTTGCCTATTATTTTACTGTTTGATCAGTCTTCATTTATTTTCGGAATTCCAGTAATTTATATTTATGTGTTTTCCATCTGGTTTTTTTCAGTTATTCTTTCCTATCTAATTTTGAAAAGATATTATGAATAGTATTACTCTAATAATAGTTTTATTAATTTATTTAGGTTTTCTTTTTTTTGTTGCACATTGGTCAGAGAAAAAAGAAAATGTTAAATGGAGTAATAATCCTTACGTATACTCATTATCTTTAGCAGTTTATTGTACAGCTTGGACTTATTATGGAAGTATTGGAGTAGCTGCAAAATCAGGATTAGAATATTTACCCATTTATCTTGGTCCCATAATTATTATTCCTGCTTGGATAATAATACTTAGAAGAATTATTAGAATTTCTACAGTAAACAAAATTTCAAGTATTGCAGATTTTATTTCTTTGCGATATGGGAATAGTAGATTTTTAGGCGCCTTAGTGACACTTGTTTGCTTAATTGCAATCTTACCTTATATAGCACTACAATTAAAAGCAATTTCGGAATCATTTCATATAGTATCTGAAACAGAATCGAGTTTTAACATATTTGATGACACTACTACCTATGTTTCGATAGCATTAGCCATGTTTGCTTCTTATTACGGTTCAAAATATGTAGACGCCTCTGAAAAAAGAAGAGGTATTGTTACAGCAGTTGCAGTAGAAAGTATTTTAAAGTTAGTATTTTTTATTTTTATTGGTATATATGTAACATTTTTTGTTTTTGATGGCTTTGAAGACATTTATAGTAAAGCATCGAAACTTCCTTTTTTTAAAGAAAGAAACCAAATTGGTGGATTAAGTCAAGGTATAAATTGGTTTTTCTTAATTTTAATGTCGCTTTTTGCTGTTTTTTTGTTACCAAGACAATTTCAAGTTTCTGTAGTTGAAAACAATAGAGAGAGACATTTAAAAACTGCAATTTGGTTGTTCCCTTTATACCTATTGCTATTTAATATTTTCGTATTTCCAATAGCTTGGGGAGGTAATATTTTATTTGAAGGTCAATCTGTTAATGCTGATTCTTATTCCTTATTAATTCCACAGTTATTTAATAATAAATTTTTAACAATTATTGTTTTTTTGGGTGGATTTTCAGCAGCAATCTCAATGATTATTGTTGCTTGTATAAGTTTATCTACCATGTTGAGTAATAACTTATTAATTCCTTATACTTTTCTTGGAAAATTAAGTAATGAAGTGCAAGTAATTAATAATAAACAAATTATAAAAATTAGAAGAATTGGAATTTTTACTTTAATTGTACTTTCTTATCTAATTTACCGCTATTTTGCTCTGAATTATAATTTAGTTTCAATCGGATTAGTCTCTTTTGCAATAATAGCGCAATTAGCGCCTTCATTTTTTGGTGCTTTATTTTGGAGAAGAGGTTCAAAACAAGGAGCTACATGGGGTTTAATTGTAGGAGTAATTATTTGTTGTTACACGCTGCTTATTCCGTATGCCATAGGAATTTCAAGTACTGAAACAAATTTTATTAACAATGGTTTGTTCAATATTTCAATTTTAAAACCTTTTCAATTATTTGGCCTTGACTACCTACAACCTGTTCCGCACGCCTTTTTTTGGAGTTTATTATTCAATTGTATCATTTATTTTGGTGTATCTGTAAGTTTTAAAGGAAATTATCGAGAAAGAAATTATGCTGAAATGTACATTGATATTGATAAATATAGTAACAATCATGAAAATGCATTTGTATGGAAAGGAACAGCTTATACTAGTGATATAGAAAAAGTTTTAATTAAATTTTTGGGTGAAGTAAGAACAAAAAGAGCATTAACAATTTTTAATTTAAAATATAAAGTAGATACTGATTCTGAACTTGCTGATGCTAGATTAATAAAATTTGCTGAAAATTTATTAACGGGACATATTGGTACGGCATCAGCAAAAATTTTGATTTCTAGTGTTGTTAAAGAAGAGAAAGTTACACTTGCAGAGGTCTTAAAAATTCTAGAAGAATCTAATGAAAATATCATTATAAATAAAAAGTTAACGGAAACTTCAAATGAATTAAAAAAGATCACAACTCAACTACAGCAAGCAAATGAAACTTTGGTATTAAAAGACAAGCAAAAAGATGAGTTTTTAGATACGGTAACACATGAATTAAGGACTCCAATTACAGCAATTAGAGCTGCGAGCGAAATTTTATTCGATGACGACGAGATTCCTGATGAAATGAAAAAACAATTTTTACAAAATATTATTTCAGAATCAGACCGGTTGAATCGCTTAATTGACAAAATATTGGATTTAGAAAAATTTGAAACTGGAAAACAAAAAATCCATCCCGCTAAATATAATTTAATTGAAACTATAGACAAAACAATAGAGCCTCTTCAACAATTAATGAAAAACAAAAATGTGACTTTATTTCTAGAAAATAACAGGCCCGTTTATGCCTATTACGATGAAGAAAGAATTATACAAGTAATTACAAATTTAGTTTCAAATGCAATAAAATTTTGTCCTGAATTAGAAGGTTTAATCACTATACAAATTAAAGAGAAAGAAGGTTATATTCAAACTTCAATTCAAGATAACGGAAAAGGAATTCACCCTAATGATTTCGAAGTTATTTTTGATAAATTTTATCAATCTAGTAATCAAAATATAAAAAAACCAATCGGAAGTGGTTTAGGTTTAGCCATTTGTAAACAAATCATAGAACATCATAAAGGAAAAATTTGGGCTGAAAATAGTAAAAACGGAGGCGCTTGTTTTTATTTTACACTCCCAATTAATGAATAGTAAGAACCATGAATATGAAGAAAATTTTAATAGTTGACGACGAACCCAATATCATCATGTCTTTAGAATATACTTTCAAGAAAAGTAATTTTCAAGTTTTTATTGCACGTGATGGACAAGAAGCATTGGATATTTTAGAATCTGAAATCCCAGATGCTATCATTCTTGATGTAATGATGCCTAATGTAGACGGATATGCTACAATTACTGAAATTAAAAAAAATGAAAAATTAAATCACTGTAAAATAGTTTTCCTTTCAGCAAAAAATAAAGAAAGTGATATCGAGAAAGGAATAAATTTAGGTGCCAATGCCTATATGACAAAACCATTTTCTATTAAAAAATTAGTAGAAAAAATAAATGAACTTTTAGAAGAAATTTAACAATATAATATAACTATTAAAAACACTATGAATTATAATGAAATATACACCGAAAGTATTGAAAATCCTCAAGCTTTTTGGGAACAGCAAGCTCAACAAATAGAATGGTTTTCTAAACCCAGTATAATTTTATCTAAAGACAAAAATGATTATCCATTATGGTTTGAAGATGGTGAGTTAAACGCCTGCTATTTAGCTATTGATAAACATATACAAGATGGTTTTGGCGATAATATAGCCCTAATCTATGATTCCCCTGTAACACAGACAATAAGAAAATTTACATTTAGTGAAGTAAAATCAGAAGTTGCAAAATTAGCAGGTGGGTTACAATCATTAGGGTTGCAAAAAGGGGATACAACCGTTATTTATATGCCCATGATTCCTCAAGCTTTATTTGCCATGTTAGCTTGTGCTCGAATTGGAGTTACGCATTCCGTGGTTTTTGGTGGTTTTGCACCACATGAGTTAGCCATCAGAATTGATGATTGTAAACCTAAAGTAATTTTAACAGCATCATCGGGTATAGAAGTTGAACGTTTAATTGCTTATAAACCTTTAGTAGATGAAGCAATTGAATTAGCAGAACATAAACCACAGAATGTTGTTATATTAAATAGAAAATTAGGAGCTAAGATACCATTTAAAAAATACGATATTGATTATGACGCTTTAGTATACGGTTCGGAAGAAATACCTTGTGTACCCGTAAATGCTACTCATCCATTATATGTTTTATACACTTCTGGAACAACGGGTAAACCAAAAGGAATTGTTAGAGATACAGGTGGTTATGTAACGGCATTAAAGTTTTCAATGACGCATATTTATGGTGTTAAACCCGATGAAGTTTTCTGGGCAGCTTCTGATGTTGGTTGGGTAGTTGGACATAGTTTTATTACGTATGGACCATTAATTAATAGAAATGCAACCATCGTGTTTGAAGGTAAACCAATAAAAACGCCAGATGCCTCTACATTTTGGAGAATTATTTCAGAACATAAAGTAAGCACCATGTTTACTGCACCAACTG is a window of Flavobacterium indicum GPTSA100-9 = DSM 17447 DNA encoding:
- a CDS encoding acetate--CoA ligase, giving the protein MNYNEIYTESIENPQAFWEQQAQQIEWFSKPSIILSKDKNDYPLWFEDGELNACYLAIDKHIQDGFGDNIALIYDSPVTQTIRKFTFSEVKSEVAKLAGGLQSLGLQKGDTTVIYMPMIPQALFAMLACARIGVTHSVVFGGFAPHELAIRIDDCKPKVILTASSGIEVERLIAYKPLVDEAIELAEHKPQNVVILNRKLGAKIPFKKYDIDYDALVYGSEEIPCVPVNATHPLYVLYTSGTTGKPKGIVRDTGGYVTALKFSMTHIYGVKPDEVFWAASDVGWVVGHSFITYGPLINRNATIVFEGKPIKTPDASTFWRIISEHKVSTMFTAPTAIRAIKKEDPNGDFIKQYDLTCLKTQFLAGERCDVATLEWYNEHIPVPAIDHWWQTESGWPMIANMMGVEYLPVKPGSAGKAVAGYDIRILGENGQELGPNEEGYVVIKLPLPPGTLLDLWKDNERFKSGYLNKFEGYYFSGDGGFKDEEDYIYITGRVDDVINVAGHRLSTAEMEEIVASHPSVAECAVVGANDDLKGQIPLAFVVIKSGIEMEHFQLEHEVVQLVREKIGAVASLRNVVIVQRLPKTRSGKILRKLLRSIADKTEFQIPSTIDDVAIIDEIQTDLEQYGFGKK
- a CDS encoding response regulator transcription factor, whose protein sequence is MKKILIVDDEPNIIMSLEYTFKKSNFQVFIARDGQEALDILESEIPDAIILDVMMPNVDGYATITEIKKNEKLNHCKIVFLSAKNKESDIEKGINLGANAYMTKPFSIKKLVEKINELLEEI
- a CDS encoding DUF6814 family protein encodes the protein MNALKKYLGVVWILLAVAVAYFSIGIFGSKLTSGKQDDLVFGIIIFFILLPLVVTGLAIFGYYAITDEYED
- a CDS encoding ATP-binding protein; the encoded protein is MNSITLIIVLLIYLGFLFFVAHWSEKKENVKWSNNPYVYSLSLAVYCTAWTYYGSIGVAAKSGLEYLPIYLGPIIIIPAWIIILRRIIRISTVNKISSIADFISLRYGNSRFLGALVTLVCLIAILPYIALQLKAISESFHIVSETESSFNIFDDTTTYVSIALAMFASYYGSKYVDASEKRRGIVTAVAVESILKLVFFIFIGIYVTFFVFDGFEDIYSKASKLPFFKERNQIGGLSQGINWFFLILMSLFAVFLLPRQFQVSVVENNRERHLKTAIWLFPLYLLLFNIFVFPIAWGGNILFEGQSVNADSYSLLIPQLFNNKFLTIIVFLGGFSAAISMIIVACISLSTMLSNNLLIPYTFLGKLSNEVQVINNKQIIKIRRIGIFTLIVLSYLIYRYFALNYNLVSIGLVSFAIIAQLAPSFFGALFWRRGSKQGATWGLIVGVIICCYTLLIPYAIGISSTETNFINNGLFNISILKPFQLFGLDYLQPVPHAFFWSLLFNCIIYFGVSVSFKGNYRERNYAEMYIDIDKYSNNHENAFVWKGTAYTSDIEKVLIKFLGEVRTKRALTIFNLKYKVDTDSELADARLIKFAENLLTGHIGTASAKILISSVVKEEKVTLAEVLKILEESNENIIINKKLTETSNELKKITTQLQQANETLVLKDKQKDEFLDTVTHELRTPITAIRAASEILFDDDEIPDEMKKQFLQNIISESDRLNRLIDKILDLEKFETGKQKIHPAKYNLIETIDKTIEPLQQLMKNKNVTLFLENNRPVYAYYDEERIIQVITNLVSNAIKFCPELEGLITIQIKEKEGYIQTSIQDNGKGIHPNDFEVIFDKFYQSSNQNIKKPIGSGLGLAICKQIIEHHKGKIWAENSKNGGACFYFTLPINE